A region of Salinibacter sp. 10B DNA encodes the following proteins:
- the ppc gene encoding phosphoenolpyruvate carboxylase, which translates to MPRWDGLELETEGTGISEPLSRQVNLLGSMLGQITRDQVGDELFEHVEALRVLCKRAEHENDPSLREEAADRIADLDEDDIVRLLHVYTTFFHLVNQAEQQEIIRINRERARRSGPADWPLGPGSGNEQSGGQPRAESIDAAVAQLKEEGYSVDEVAELFGQLDIQPTLTAHPTEARRRTVLRKQKRIADLLATLDRTDATPAERADTLDDLHAQVAFLLATDEIRADRPTVREEVEQGHYFLHGPIWDTIFHIHRDVQHALRHHYDDTAEVPAFLQYRSWIGSDRDGNPNVTADVTRWTFATQRKDTIEHYLDELDQLRDDLSLSRRQVTASEALLNSIEADAQEVVLSDESLHQYRHEPYRLKLCYVEARLEALLDQIDETDVEAMAADYTADDLLADLDLIAESLNLHGFNDAGRSGQLHRMRALVKTFGFHLAALDVRQHSGVHEETVAALLRKAGVEGDYAGLSEEEKLEVLEAELQNPRPLVSDPDDLPKMPAEMMEVFDVIRAIHTVDPDAVGSYIVSMTHTVSDLLEPMLLAKEAGLGNVVDGAFQCPVDMVPLFETIDDLDAADDRMETLFTHPVYAQQLEGRDGFQEIMLGYSDSNKDGGYWMANWALHKAINDLGIVCDEYDVDLRLFHGRGGTVGRGGGRSSQAIRALPPVVHNGRIRMTEQGEIISFRYALPDIARRHVEQLVNATLLSTAQAQEDESYKEMLDDKVSTDSDVAGLMDRLAEHSMEAYRDLIGDGGGTEWQWYTQVTPIEHISRLPIASRPVSRASAGEEVDFGSLRAIPWNFSWTQPRYIVPGWYGTGYALSKILDETPEALDTLRSLYRRWPFFRGILDSAQREMARARLSIAEQYDAHTDPAISNHATIVEDYERAEVAILKITDQDEIFENSPVLKKSIQLRNPYTDVLNLLQVELMERYRSTDDPSQQETLGEALLLSLNGIAAAMQSTG; encoded by the coding sequence ATGCCTCGTTGGGACGGTCTCGAACTCGAAACGGAAGGCACCGGCATCTCCGAACCCTTGAGTCGACAGGTGAACCTTCTCGGCTCCATGCTGGGGCAAATTACCCGCGACCAGGTGGGCGACGAATTGTTTGAGCACGTCGAAGCGCTGCGGGTGCTCTGCAAACGAGCCGAACACGAGAACGACCCGTCCCTCCGGGAGGAGGCAGCCGACCGCATCGCCGACCTGGACGAGGACGACATTGTGCGGTTGCTCCACGTATATACCACGTTCTTCCACCTCGTCAACCAGGCGGAGCAGCAGGAGATTATTCGCATCAACCGGGAGCGTGCGCGCCGGTCGGGTCCCGCCGACTGGCCGCTGGGGCCGGGATCCGGCAACGAGCAATCGGGCGGACAGCCGCGAGCGGAGTCGATCGATGCGGCGGTGGCCCAGTTGAAAGAAGAAGGCTACTCGGTAGACGAGGTCGCCGAGCTCTTCGGGCAGCTCGACATTCAGCCCACCCTCACGGCCCATCCCACAGAGGCCCGGCGGCGCACGGTACTCCGCAAGCAGAAGCGCATTGCCGACCTGCTGGCGACGCTGGACCGAACGGACGCCACCCCCGCCGAGCGTGCCGACACGCTCGACGATCTGCACGCGCAGGTCGCCTTCCTTCTGGCCACCGACGAGATTCGAGCGGACCGGCCCACCGTGCGCGAAGAGGTGGAGCAGGGACACTACTTCCTGCACGGCCCCATCTGGGACACCATCTTTCACATCCATCGTGACGTGCAGCATGCGCTGCGTCATCATTACGACGACACCGCCGAGGTGCCGGCCTTTCTCCAGTACCGCTCCTGGATCGGGAGCGATCGGGACGGCAACCCCAACGTGACGGCCGACGTGACGCGCTGGACATTTGCCACCCAGCGGAAGGACACGATCGAGCACTACCTCGACGAGCTCGATCAGCTGCGGGACGACCTCAGCCTCTCGCGCCGGCAGGTGACCGCCTCGGAAGCCCTGCTCAACTCCATTGAGGCGGACGCCCAGGAGGTCGTCCTCTCCGACGAGTCCCTGCACCAGTACCGCCACGAGCCCTACCGGCTCAAGCTCTGCTACGTGGAGGCCCGGCTGGAGGCCCTGCTCGACCAAATCGACGAGACGGATGTGGAGGCGATGGCGGCCGACTACACCGCCGATGATCTGTTGGCCGACCTCGACCTGATTGCCGAGAGCTTGAACCTGCACGGCTTTAATGATGCGGGCCGGAGTGGGCAATTGCATCGGATGCGTGCACTCGTGAAAACGTTCGGCTTTCACCTTGCTGCGCTCGACGTGCGCCAGCACAGCGGCGTACACGAAGAGACGGTGGCTGCGCTGTTACGCAAGGCCGGGGTCGAGGGGGACTATGCCGGGCTTTCCGAGGAAGAAAAACTGGAGGTGCTGGAGGCCGAGCTCCAGAACCCGCGCCCGCTCGTCTCCGACCCCGACGACCTCCCCAAGATGCCGGCGGAGATGATGGAGGTCTTCGACGTCATTCGGGCCATCCACACCGTGGACCCGGACGCGGTGGGCAGCTACATCGTGAGCATGACGCACACGGTAAGCGACCTGCTGGAGCCGATGCTGCTGGCAAAGGAGGCGGGCCTGGGCAACGTGGTCGACGGGGCGTTCCAGTGCCCGGTCGACATGGTGCCGCTCTTTGAAACGATCGACGACCTCGATGCCGCCGACGACCGGATGGAGACGCTCTTCACTCACCCGGTCTACGCCCAGCAGTTGGAGGGACGCGACGGCTTTCAGGAGATCATGCTCGGCTATTCGGATAGCAACAAGGACGGCGGCTACTGGATGGCCAACTGGGCACTCCACAAGGCCATCAACGATCTCGGCATTGTTTGCGACGAGTACGACGTGGACCTGCGCCTCTTCCACGGCCGTGGCGGGACGGTGGGCCGGGGGGGCGGGCGCTCCTCGCAGGCCATCCGCGCCCTCCCGCCGGTCGTGCACAACGGCCGCATCCGGATGACCGAGCAAGGAGAAATCATCTCGTTCCGCTACGCGCTGCCGGACATTGCTCGTCGACACGTGGAGCAGCTCGTGAACGCCACGCTTCTGTCCACCGCCCAGGCGCAGGAGGATGAGAGCTACAAGGAGATGCTGGACGACAAGGTGTCTACCGACTCGGACGTGGCGGGCCTCATGGATCGCCTCGCCGAGCACTCGATGGAGGCCTATCGGGACCTCATTGGCGACGGCGGCGGGACGGAGTGGCAGTGGTACACGCAGGTCACGCCCATCGAGCACATTAGCCGCCTCCCCATTGCCTCCCGGCCGGTGTCCCGCGCCTCGGCGGGAGAAGAAGTGGACTTCGGTTCGCTGCGGGCCATTCCGTGGAATTTCTCCTGGACGCAACCACGGTACATTGTGCCCGGCTGGTACGGGACCGGCTACGCCTTGTCGAAGATCCTTGATGAGACCCCGGAGGCTCTCGATACGCTCCGCTCTCTCTACCGGCGGTGGCCGTTCTTTCGGGGCATTCTTGACAGCGCGCAGCGCGAGATGGCACGAGCCCGCCTCTCCATCGCCGAACAGTACGACGCCCACACCGATCCGGCGATCTCGAACCACGCCACCATCGTCGAAGACTATGAGCGCGCCGAGGTAGCCATCCTGAAAATTACTGATCAGGACGAGATCTTCGAGAACAGCCCGGTGCTCAAGAAGTCGATCCAACTCCGCAACCCGTACACCGATGTTCTCAATCTGCTGCAGGTGGAGCTCATGGAGCGGTATCGGTCCACAGATGATCCCTCCCAACAAGAAACACTGGGCGAGGCGCTTCTCCTGAGCCTCAACGGCATTGCGGCAGCTATGCAAAGCACGGGGTGA
- a CDS encoding DUF3179 domain-containing protein, protein MPAFSTRFFMGLLVVLAGGLVLGGCDRGSSQPPGTSGNSTLVENCLLSTERLIDSEVGRDGIPALTDPPLVGPEAEAAGYLADTSRVIGLLGGETPLAVPHNILWRHEIVNLNDWNNRPIAVTYCPLTGSSLAFDRSGADGAEFGVSGLLLDNNLVMYDRRDEQSLWPQMNRVAMCGPATGDGLTMIPVVEMQWGRWKALHPDTNVLSRNTGHRFSYGPRSYPYGPYERLHNTSLLFEGTPIDNRRPPKERVLGLPEGRSGGLALPFRLLDDGSPARVVRVTVGGSVKTIFWSRAAQGAMAFTTDASFSVQNGRIVDDETGSVWSLDGRAIEGPRKGERLAPVKSAYVAFWFAWAVFQPQTQVWTGPSSSS, encoded by the coding sequence ATGCCCGCTTTTTCAACTCGGTTCTTCATGGGCCTACTCGTCGTGCTTGCAGGCGGACTCGTGCTCGGAGGCTGCGACCGCGGATCGTCGCAGCCTCCCGGTACGTCCGGCAACTCCACCCTCGTGGAAAATTGTCTCCTCTCAACCGAGCGACTTATCGACAGTGAGGTGGGACGCGACGGCATTCCCGCCCTCACCGATCCGCCGCTCGTCGGTCCCGAGGCAGAAGCAGCAGGCTACCTTGCCGATACGAGTCGGGTTATTGGCCTTTTGGGCGGCGAAACGCCCCTGGCCGTGCCCCACAACATTCTGTGGCGACACGAGATCGTGAATTTGAACGACTGGAATAACCGCCCCATCGCCGTCACCTACTGTCCATTGACCGGCTCCAGCCTGGCCTTCGATCGCAGCGGGGCCGACGGGGCCGAGTTCGGCGTCTCCGGGCTTCTGCTCGACAACAATCTCGTGATGTACGATCGCCGCGACGAGCAGTCGCTTTGGCCGCAAATGAATCGGGTGGCCATGTGCGGCCCCGCGACCGGCGACGGCCTCACCATGATTCCGGTCGTGGAGATGCAATGGGGCCGATGGAAGGCCCTTCACCCCGACACGAACGTGCTCTCCCGAAATACCGGGCACCGGTTTTCCTACGGGCCGCGGTCGTACCCCTACGGCCCGTACGAGCGCCTCCACAACACGAGCCTGCTGTTTGAGGGAACGCCCATCGACAACCGTCGCCCCCCGAAGGAACGCGTCCTCGGCCTTCCGGAGGGCAGAAGCGGGGGGCTCGCCCTCCCTTTTCGACTCCTGGACGACGGATCCCCGGCCCGGGTCGTGAGGGTGACCGTCGGCGGGAGCGTCAAGACGATCTTCTGGAGCCGAGCGGCACAGGGGGCGATGGCGTTTACCACCGATGCCTCCTTTTCCGTCCAAAACGGCCGCATCGTCGACGACGAGACCGGCAGCGTGTGGAGCCTCGACGGCCGGGCCATCGAAGGACCCCGAAAGGGCGAACGACTCGCCCCGGTCAAGAGCGCCTACGTGGCCTTCTGGTTCGCCTGGGCCGTCTTTCAGCCCCAAACGCAGGTATGGACCGGCCCGTCCTCATCGTCATAA
- a CDS encoding DUF3179 domain-containing protein: protein MPYLSHFFRGVVVVGLWGLAVALPLQAQPDLPPEAPSALAQFDTDLSTASIDLATLRHGGPSKDGIPSIDEPSFVSIAAARNWIAPTEPVIAIEHNGTVKAYPLQILTYHEIVNDTIGGTPVAVTFCPLCYSAIAFERTLEGEPTTFGVSGLLRNSDLVMYDRRTETLWQQFTGEAIVGDRTGDELAVVPSQLISFQQFANNYPDGQVLSRDTGYDRPYGRNPYAGYDDITKSPFAYDGPTDDRLPPKAKVVAVSLDGTYKAYPHRTTQKKRVLHDTIATRPIVVFHAPGAVSALDARQIQRSKAVGSTGVFDRRVDGRTLRFRYLDNGRFEDTSTGSVWTITGTAVKGPLKGTELTRLSHGDYFAFAWFAFRPDTRLYAPAAGS, encoded by the coding sequence ATGCCTTACCTGTCCCATTTTTTTCGAGGAGTGGTTGTGGTCGGCCTCTGGGGCCTTGCCGTCGCCCTCCCCCTCCAGGCTCAACCCGACCTGCCGCCGGAGGCTCCCTCTGCTCTTGCTCAATTCGATACCGACCTGTCGACGGCCAGCATCGACCTTGCGACCCTCCGCCACGGGGGCCCGTCCAAAGACGGCATTCCCTCGATCGATGAGCCGTCGTTCGTGTCGATTGCGGCGGCCCGCAACTGGATCGCCCCGACGGAACCCGTCATCGCAATTGAGCACAACGGGACGGTGAAGGCCTATCCGCTCCAGATCCTGACGTACCACGAGATCGTCAACGACACGATCGGCGGCACGCCCGTGGCCGTTACCTTCTGCCCCCTCTGCTACAGCGCCATCGCATTCGAGCGCACCCTGGAGGGAGAGCCCACCACCTTCGGCGTCTCGGGACTGCTCCGCAACTCCGACCTCGTGATGTACGACCGGCGCACAGAGACTCTCTGGCAGCAATTTACGGGAGAAGCAATCGTGGGGGACCGCACAGGGGACGAACTTGCGGTTGTTCCGTCTCAGCTCATCTCCTTCCAACAGTTTGCCAATAACTATCCGGACGGGCAGGTGCTCTCACGAGATACTGGGTACGACCGGCCCTATGGCCGGAACCCGTACGCCGGCTACGACGACATCACGAAGTCTCCCTTCGCGTACGATGGACCGACCGACGATCGGCTGCCGCCGAAAGCAAAGGTGGTGGCCGTCAGTCTCGACGGTACGTACAAGGCCTATCCGCACAGGACCACGCAGAAGAAGCGCGTCCTTCACGATACGATTGCGACCCGACCGATCGTCGTCTTTCATGCCCCGGGCGCCGTTTCGGCCCTCGACGCCCGGCAGATCCAACGCTCGAAAGCGGTCGGCTCCACTGGCGTCTTTGATCGTCGGGTGGACGGGCGGACGCTTCGATTTCGCTACCTCGACAACGGCCGATTTGAAGACACGTCTACTGGTAGCGTGTGGACGATCACGGGCACGGCCGTGAAGGGACCCCTGAAGGGCACGGAGCTGACCCGTCTTTCCCACGGGGATTACTTTGCGTTCGCCTGGTTTGCGTTTCGCCCGGACACGCGCCTCTACGCTCCCGCGGCCGGATCGTAA
- a CDS encoding DUF4269 domain-containing protein, whose protein sequence is MNWRRFSYLQDGTPRQRTAHDVLVKLAVFDHLRRFDPALVSTVCIGLDVSGSDLDIICDVSGSGGPAGFQSTVERLYGHQPQFQMWTRAGGAVVARFDTASFPVELFGKQQPVERQAAWRHLNVMKRLVEAAPQLREEVRHLKREGFGTEPAFAHLLGLDGDPYEAILSLETATEKEISDLCARAA, encoded by the coding sequence ATGAACTGGCGTAGGTTTTCGTACCTGCAAGACGGCACGCCCCGGCAACGCACGGCCCACGACGTGCTGGTGAAGCTGGCGGTGTTCGACCACCTCCGCCGCTTCGATCCCGCGCTGGTGAGCACCGTGTGTATCGGCCTCGACGTCTCTGGAAGCGACCTCGACATCATCTGCGACGTGAGCGGGTCCGGCGGACCCGCCGGCTTCCAATCCACCGTCGAGCGACTCTATGGTCATCAGCCCCAGTTTCAGATGTGGACGCGAGCGGGCGGTGCCGTCGTGGCCCGGTTCGACACGGCCTCCTTTCCGGTGGAGCTCTTCGGCAAGCAGCAGCCGGTTGAGCGCCAGGCGGCCTGGCGGCACCTCAACGTGATGAAGCGCCTCGTGGAGGCCGCTCCCCAACTGCGGGAAGAGGTCCGGCACTTGAAGCGAGAAGGATTCGGCACAGAACCCGCCTTCGCCCATCTGTTGGGGCTGGACGGCGACCCGTACGAGGCGATACTGTCGCTGGAGACGGCCACGGAGAAGGAAATCAGCGACCTGTGCGCCCGTGCAGCGTAA
- a CDS encoding response regulator transcription factor encodes MADLVLIDDHPLMRKGLGRTIENEVDLHVVGQMSSAEEALEEIEDLAPDLAIVDISLPGMSGMELIKHLQSRVPDVKILVVSRHDETLYAERCIRAGAKGYLMKQEAGDIIIKAIRKVLNDRIFVSEEINERLLQSMAEGGRERIMQSPLEVLSDRELEVFELTGKGSSTREIAERLHLSVKTVESYRARIKDKLNFDSGNELMKHAVQWVESENSP; translated from the coding sequence ATGGCTGACCTTGTACTCATCGACGATCATCCCCTGATGCGGAAAGGGCTGGGGCGCACCATCGAGAACGAAGTGGACCTGCACGTCGTCGGACAAATGAGCAGTGCCGAGGAGGCACTGGAAGAAATCGAAGACTTGGCGCCCGACCTCGCAATCGTTGACATTTCGCTGCCCGGCATGAGTGGAATGGAGCTCATCAAACATCTGCAGTCGCGCGTGCCGGACGTCAAGATTCTCGTCGTGTCGCGCCACGACGAAACGCTCTACGCCGAGCGCTGCATTCGAGCCGGAGCCAAGGGCTACCTCATGAAGCAGGAAGCCGGGGACATCATCATCAAGGCCATCCGAAAGGTGCTGAACGACCGGATCTTTGTGAGTGAGGAGATCAACGAGCGGCTGCTGCAGAGCATGGCGGAGGGCGGACGTGAGCGCATCATGCAGTCTCCCCTCGAAGTGCTGAGCGACCGCGAGCTGGAGGTATTTGAGCTCACCGGCAAGGGCTCCTCGACCCGCGAGATTGCCGAGCGGCTCCACCTCTCTGTGAAGACGGTTGAGTCCTATCGCGCCCGCATTAAGGACAAGCTCAACTTCGACTCGGGCAACGAGCTCATGAAGCACGCCGTGCAGTGGGTTGAGAGCGAAAATTCGCCCTGA
- a CDS encoding PAS domain S-box protein produces the protein MLNSSRRLLLYGLLGVLSLGLFVLDWVLPAGLTVELMQVAIVLLTLFVRDRRPTFVFGGVTTLFVGTGFAVHLYRGEPVAALINHGIVLFGIWMAVAVVLGYKHVVQARRESEARAQAVLDTTLDGILTVDAEGTIKSFNPAAETLFGYDAGEVVGTSLPSLLAASDRERLTDALRTYRETGRPAIVGTGYELQGRRRDGSLFPIELSISEVEMGEQPLLTVIVRDITERKKDERRLATQYHTAHVLTGSDSLTEAAPRILETICEHLDWERGELWLPTPEGQHLESVETWQATATTMNGFENVTHETTFALGEGLPGRVWEDQRPHWLPDVRQDDAFKRTDAAKQADMRAGFAFPIRIDDTVLGVMVFFSHEIREPDEGLLQMFSVIGNQIGQFAERRQTEKTLQTTAERLSRAQKIASLGSWEYDLTSGTMVWSEQMYRLFGVDPDAFSPSLDRVLEFLPENDRTRFEDALEGVHADDSLFRLEHRLLTEKGGERWVFTQAEVQNDGTRLVGATLDTTELKRTKKALEESEARAQAILETTVDGIITIDRNGIVESFNQAAEDIFGYDASEVVGENVKMLMPSPYHEEHDEYLRNYHETGNRNIIGIGREVTGKRKDGSTFPMDLAVSEVELGDRTIYTGIVRDISERRRLEKEILNVSEEERRRIGQDLHDGLGQMLTGIGLLSQDVARQLDEEGHERAEDMAEITEHVKEADQYARDLSHGLIPVDVEGQQPSALPEALRRLSKNAERLFSVECDFQGTDSVRIPDNSTATHLYRIAQEAVNNAVRHGDADRLRIILAAGDEQIRLQVRDDGSGFEEDDLTDAGMGVRIMNYRARIIGGTLDLNSALGDGTVVTCTLPRTESPIEDPILDEQNLPSA, from the coding sequence ATGCTAAACTCGTCTCGCCGGCTGCTCCTGTACGGGCTGCTCGGGGTCTTATCGTTGGGCCTCTTCGTGCTGGACTGGGTACTGCCCGCCGGCCTTACGGTCGAGTTGATGCAGGTGGCCATCGTGCTACTGACCCTCTTTGTGCGCGATCGTCGCCCAACGTTTGTGTTCGGAGGCGTGACGACCCTGTTTGTCGGGACTGGCTTTGCTGTCCACCTGTATCGAGGCGAGCCCGTGGCGGCCCTCATCAATCACGGCATTGTTCTCTTCGGCATTTGGATGGCCGTGGCGGTGGTACTCGGGTACAAACACGTCGTGCAGGCCCGGCGCGAGAGTGAGGCGCGCGCCCAGGCCGTCCTCGACACGACGCTCGACGGCATCCTCACGGTGGATGCAGAGGGGACGATCAAATCGTTCAATCCAGCCGCCGAAACACTCTTTGGCTACGACGCCGGAGAGGTCGTGGGCACGTCCCTGCCCTCCCTCCTCGCAGCGTCCGACCGTGAGCGTTTGACCGACGCCCTCCGCACCTACCGCGAGACCGGCCGCCCGGCAATCGTGGGAACGGGCTACGAGCTGCAGGGACGCCGTCGCGACGGCTCCCTCTTTCCCATAGAGCTGTCCATCAGTGAGGTGGAAATGGGCGAGCAGCCCCTCCTTACCGTCATTGTGCGCGACATCACGGAGCGGAAGAAGGACGAACGCCGATTGGCCACCCAGTACCACACGGCGCACGTGCTTACGGGCTCCGACTCTCTGACTGAGGCCGCCCCCCGCATTCTCGAAACCATCTGCGAGCACCTCGACTGGGAGCGCGGCGAGCTCTGGCTGCCCACCCCCGAGGGCCAGCACCTGGAGAGCGTGGAAACGTGGCAGGCGACCGCCACGACGATGAACGGGTTCGAGAACGTGACTCACGAGACCACCTTTGCTCTCGGCGAGGGCCTCCCGGGCCGCGTGTGGGAGGACCAACGCCCCCACTGGCTGCCCGATGTGCGACAGGACGACGCCTTCAAACGAACCGATGCCGCCAAGCAGGCCGACATGCGCGCCGGGTTCGCCTTTCCCATTCGCATCGACGATACGGTCCTCGGGGTCATGGTCTTCTTTAGCCACGAGATTCGTGAGCCCGACGAGGGACTGTTGCAGATGTTTTCGGTGATCGGCAACCAGATTGGACAGTTTGCGGAGCGGCGCCAGACGGAGAAGACCCTCCAGACGACTGCCGAGCGGCTGAGCCGAGCCCAAAAGATTGCAAGCCTCGGGAGCTGGGAGTACGACCTGACGTCCGGCACCATGGTCTGGTCCGAGCAAATGTACCGACTGTTCGGGGTGGATCCGGATGCCTTCTCGCCCAGTCTCGATCGAGTGCTCGAGTTCCTTCCCGAAAACGACCGGACCCGCTTCGAAGACGCCCTCGAAGGTGTCCACGCGGACGACTCCCTGTTTCGCTTGGAGCATCGTCTGCTTACGGAAAAGGGGGGCGAGCGCTGGGTATTCACGCAGGCCGAGGTGCAAAACGACGGAACGCGGCTAGTAGGGGCCACCCTCGACACCACCGAACTGAAGCGAACCAAGAAGGCGTTGGAAGAGAGCGAGGCCCGCGCGCAAGCCATCCTCGAAACGACGGTGGACGGGATCATCACCATCGACCGGAATGGCATCGTCGAGTCGTTCAACCAGGCGGCCGAGGACATTTTCGGGTACGACGCGTCGGAGGTGGTGGGGGAAAACGTGAAGATGCTCATGCCCTCTCCCTACCACGAAGAACACGACGAATACCTTCGAAACTACCACGAGACCGGCAACCGCAACATCATCGGCATTGGGCGCGAGGTGACCGGCAAGCGGAAGGACGGCTCCACCTTTCCAATGGACCTGGCGGTAAGTGAGGTCGAGCTGGGCGACCGTACGATCTATACCGGCATCGTGCGCGACATCAGCGAGCGGCGGCGGCTGGAGAAGGAAATCCTGAACGTGAGCGAGGAGGAGCGCCGCCGGATCGGGCAGGACTTGCACGACGGCCTCGGGCAGATGCTCACAGGCATTGGGCTGCTCAGCCAGGACGTCGCCCGTCAGCTCGACGAAGAGGGCCATGAGCGGGCCGAGGACATGGCCGAGATTACCGAGCACGTAAAGGAGGCCGACCAGTACGCCCGTGACCTCTCGCACGGCCTCATCCCGGTGGACGTGGAGGGTCAGCAGCCGTCGGCCCTGCCGGAGGCGCTACGCCGCCTCTCCAAGAATGCTGAACGGCTCTTCAGCGTCGAATGTGACTTCCAGGGCACCGACTCAGTCCGCATTCCCGACAACTCCACGGCCACTCACCTCTATCGCATTGCCCAGGAGGCCGTCAACAATGCCGTGCGCCACGGCGATGCCGACCGCTTGCGCATTATCCTCGCCGCAGGCGACGAACAAATCCGCCTCCAGGTTCGGGACGACGGCTCCGGATTTGAGGAAGACGACCTGACCGATGCCGGAATGGGGGTGCGCATCATGAACTACCGGGCACGCATCATCGGCGGGACGCTCGACCTGAACAGCGCCCTCGGGGACGGCACTGTGGTCACCTGCACCCTCCCCCGCACGGAGTCCCCGATCGAAGATCCCATTCTAGATGAACAGAACCTCCCCTCGGCCTAA
- a CDS encoding universal stress protein, protein MQAANHILCLVADEASAALSQAAHLACRAEATLHAMPIGGNTRDAVERALQSVERPASGACLHDRLASPPLEEGGLTEHVQAYVQEEAIDLVVVDTPSDRGPVPPLATALTKEVIQALDCSVFVVEHNADPSAIQHILVPTDLSESALATVRYATRLASIYDAAVDLLHVIEAVPYVALTPVDRLSLSATSFPEHRARRRLASLVEKSPLSSDAFQTHFEYGDPADQIGRFVNQEAVDLLVLSSKSVSSSSRVQGPVADRVLRRVTCPVVVVRSGGESSSSGESTAASVTETTE, encoded by the coding sequence ATGCAAGCGGCCAACCACATATTGTGCCTGGTGGCGGACGAGGCCTCCGCGGCGCTGTCGCAGGCCGCGCATCTGGCCTGTCGGGCCGAGGCTACGCTGCACGCGATGCCCATCGGGGGGAATACCCGCGATGCGGTAGAACGGGCACTCCAGTCGGTTGAGCGCCCGGCAAGCGGGGCGTGTCTGCACGATCGCCTGGCCTCTCCTCCCTTGGAGGAGGGAGGATTGACCGAGCACGTGCAGGCATACGTGCAAGAAGAGGCCATTGATCTCGTTGTCGTGGATACTCCCTCGGACCGCGGACCCGTTCCTCCTCTTGCAACCGCACTCACGAAAGAGGTTATACAGGCCCTTGACTGTTCAGTGTTCGTAGTTGAACACAATGCGGATCCCTCTGCCATTCAGCACATCCTGGTCCCAACGGACCTGTCGGAGTCGGCGCTCGCGACGGTCCGGTACGCAACGCGCCTCGCGTCAATCTACGATGCCGCTGTCGACTTGCTCCACGTCATCGAGGCGGTGCCGTACGTGGCCCTTACGCCGGTCGATCGCCTCTCCCTGAGTGCCACTTCGTTTCCGGAGCACCGGGCGCGGCGTCGGCTCGCGTCCCTCGTTGAGAAGAGTCCGTTGAGCTCCGACGCGTTTCAGACCCACTTTGAATACGGGGATCCGGCCGACCAGATTGGGCGATTTGTGAATCAAGAGGCGGTGGACCTGCTCGTGCTGTCATCGAAGAGCGTCTCGTCGTCCTCTCGGGTCCAGGGACCGGTGGCGGATCGCGTGTTGCGACGGGTCACGTGTCCGGTCGTGGTTGTCCGGTCGGGGGGCGAGTCATCTTCGTCCGGGGAATCGACGGCTGCCTCGGTGACAGAGACAACCGAATAA
- a CDS encoding YceI family protein yields MKYILSLLLALGLVGSPTVADPGSPPADSATYQFNNAESTMTVYGSSNVRDWTMDVTQINGSVALGKTSGAVPSIQSIQVEIPVQQMVSEKDRLQRHAHEALHKEEYPTISFSSSDVEVTQAEADSFSVVANGEMTIKGNTHTVELTAKGAQQSDGTMNVVGEHELKLSTFDVERPSLMFGAIKVDDPIRIGFDIILSSANQ; encoded by the coding sequence ATGAAATATATTCTGTCCCTTCTTCTTGCGTTGGGTCTCGTCGGATCGCCGACCGTGGCCGACCCGGGATCCCCGCCGGCCGACTCGGCGACCTACCAGTTTAACAATGCCGAGAGCACGATGACCGTGTACGGCTCCTCTAACGTGCGTGACTGGACGATGGACGTGACGCAAATCAACGGATCCGTTGCTCTCGGGAAAACCAGCGGAGCGGTACCCTCGATTCAGTCAATCCAGGTCGAAATTCCCGTCCAGCAGATGGTGTCGGAGAAAGACCGACTGCAGCGGCACGCGCACGAGGCCCTGCACAAGGAAGAGTATCCCACGATCTCGTTTTCCTCCTCAGACGTAGAGGTCACACAGGCCGAGGCCGACTCGTTCTCCGTCGTTGCCAACGGCGAGATGACCATCAAGGGCAACACACACACCGTGGAGTTGACGGCCAAGGGCGCTCAGCAGTCGGATGGCACGATGAACGTCGTCGGGGAGCATGAACTGAAGCTCAGCACGTTTGATGTGGAACGCCCCTCGCTGATGTTCGGAGCCATTAAGGTGGACGATCCCATTCGCATTGGCTTCGACATCATCCTGAGCAGCGCCAACCAGTGA